One window of Mesorhizobium sp. PAMC28654 genomic DNA carries:
- a CDS encoding EamA family transporter, with amino-acid sequence MKYIVFILFTVMTNAAAQVMLKQGMMSLGPISFEGVNPAVKLLQIVFSPWVFLGLCTFVISMGSHLYVLSKVELSFAYPFLSLAYVVVAIVAYFVFREDLNGWRIAGIAFICLGTVLIAQSGRVHDEETASLSSDKIHSEIIR; translated from the coding sequence ATGAAATACATTGTCTTCATTCTTTTTACGGTCATGACCAACGCCGCCGCGCAGGTGATGCTCAAGCAGGGCATGATGTCGCTCGGGCCGATTTCGTTCGAGGGCGTCAATCCGGCGGTGAAGCTGTTGCAGATCGTGTTCAGCCCATGGGTTTTCCTCGGGCTCTGCACCTTCGTTATCTCGATGGGATCGCATCTTTATGTGTTGTCCAAGGTCGAGCTCTCCTTCGCCTATCCGTTTCTCAGCCTTGCCTATGTGGTTGTCGCGATCGTCGCCTATTTTGTCTTCCGCGAGGACCTCAATGGCTGGCGCATCGCCGGCATCGCCTTCATCTGCTTAGGCACGGTGCTGATTGCGCAGAGCGGGCGCGTGCATGACGAGGAAACGGCTTCTCTTTCGTCCGACAAGATTCACAGCGAGATCATTCGATGA
- a CDS encoding NAD-dependent epimerase/dehydratase family protein: MRHVIFGGDGFVGRHLAPKLLVDGEDVVVADIVKSDLPHYRNVRFVQCDVTDPASVDSVGLKTDDMVYNLSAKMLSPIQVRAKRHDFFFPVNFHGTEHIMQAMDRAGASKLVHYTTDMIYGHTVTQPMTEEHPVAPLGEYGWSKQKTEELAAEWRKRGMSISLFRPRLIIGPGRLGILEKLFKLIDWSFPVPMIGSGRNPYQFISVFDCAEAARAAWKAGVPNEAYNLGSLNPPPVKKLLGDLIRHAGSKSILVPTPGWAVKRTLDLLDLMNMPIMDPEQYLIADEECVLDVSKAERQLGWVPQYRDEDMLIAAYSEYRAKKAGHAVATKHVPAE; encoded by the coding sequence ATGAGACATGTGATTTTCGGCGGCGACGGTTTCGTCGGCCGCCACCTGGCTCCCAAACTGCTGGTCGACGGCGAGGATGTGGTCGTCGCCGATATCGTCAAGAGCGACCTGCCGCATTACCGCAACGTCCGCTTCGTTCAGTGCGACGTCACCGATCCTGCCTCGGTCGACTCGGTCGGACTGAAGACCGACGACATGGTCTACAATCTGTCGGCAAAAATGCTGTCGCCGATCCAGGTGCGCGCCAAGCGGCACGACTTCTTCTTCCCTGTCAATTTCCATGGCACCGAGCACATCATGCAGGCCATGGACAGAGCCGGCGCATCGAAGCTCGTGCATTACACGACCGACATGATCTACGGTCATACGGTGACGCAGCCGATGACCGAGGAGCATCCGGTCGCGCCGCTTGGCGAGTATGGCTGGTCGAAGCAGAAGACCGAGGAACTGGCGGCCGAATGGCGCAAGCGCGGCATGTCGATCTCGCTGTTTCGTCCGCGCCTGATCATCGGCCCAGGTCGGCTCGGCATCCTGGAAAAGCTGTTCAAGCTGATCGACTGGAGTTTTCCCGTGCCGATGATCGGCTCGGGCAGGAACCCCTACCAGTTCATCTCGGTGTTCGACTGCGCCGAGGCCGCGCGCGCCGCCTGGAAAGCCGGTGTGCCCAACGAGGCCTATAATCTCGGTTCGCTCAATCCGCCGCCGGTCAAGAAATTGCTCGGCGACCTGATCAGGCATGCCGGTTCGAAGTCGATCCTGGTCCCGACGCCGGGCTGGGCGGTCAAGCGGACGCTCGACCTGCTCGATCTGATGAACATGCCGATCATGGATCCGGAACAATATCTGATCGCCGACGAGGAATGCGTGCTCGACGTGTCCAAGGCCGAGCGCCAGCTTGGCTGGGTGCCGCAATATCGCGACGAGGACATGCTGATCGCCGCCTACAGCGAATACCGGGCCAAGAAGGCCGGCCATGCTGTCGCCACCAAACACGTACCCGCCGAATAA
- a CDS encoding aspartate aminotransferase family protein — translation MVSAPALSPATIAKPDLISVEQAKAMDVARMTDLFKAHLNPGQLHFMKLLGFHKIKIERAEGMFYIDQSGRKILDFFGGFGSLAFGHNHPRILEARRKFQEERRQEIAIAFMSQYAAALAHNLAKCSPGDLDMVFLGSSGSEAMEAAVKLAERAAGPKRPKVVYAENSFHGKTKGVLGITDGQLYRADFKMADNTVRIPFADIGAVERLFRSDPEIGVIVLETIQGGGGIIQAPAEYWQKLRALCDQFGVLWVADEVQCGYGRSGRFYAFEHYGVIPDVTALAKSLGGGKAAVGAMIARREVYMKAYGTPKTAMIHAMATFGGMGEACVTSIEALNVLYDEGLIDNAAVTGDYLLQRLQALKEKYPKIIKDVRGKGFMVGLEFHDFSQTLPMVLRPIVSVLDDKLKGSLSGFVGALFLRDYDVLVAFTEYNRNVIRLEPPLICQREHVDRFVDAFDSLLSRGIVSIVKDFVKSQVR, via the coding sequence ATGGTCAGCGCGCCGGCTCTGTCGCCCGCAACCATCGCCAAGCCTGACCTGATCAGCGTCGAGCAGGCGAAGGCCATGGACGTCGCTCGCATGACCGACCTGTTCAAGGCGCACCTGAACCCCGGCCAGCTGCATTTCATGAAGCTGCTCGGCTTCCACAAGATCAAGATCGAGCGCGCCGAGGGAATGTTCTACATCGACCAGAGCGGCCGCAAGATCCTCGACTTTTTCGGCGGCTTTGGATCGCTGGCCTTCGGCCACAACCATCCGCGCATCCTCGAAGCGCGCAGGAAATTCCAGGAAGAAAGGCGCCAGGAAATCGCCATCGCCTTCATGTCGCAATACGCGGCCGCATTGGCGCACAACCTCGCGAAGTGCTCGCCCGGTGATCTCGACATGGTGTTCCTTGGCTCATCCGGCTCGGAAGCCATGGAAGCAGCGGTGAAGCTCGCCGAGCGCGCGGCCGGCCCGAAGCGGCCGAAAGTCGTCTATGCCGAGAATTCCTTCCACGGCAAGACCAAGGGCGTTCTGGGCATCACCGATGGCCAGCTCTACCGCGCCGACTTCAAGATGGCCGACAATACCGTCCGCATTCCCTTCGCCGACATCGGAGCGGTCGAGCGCCTGTTTCGCTCTGACCCGGAGATCGGCGTCATCGTGCTTGAAACCATCCAGGGCGGTGGCGGCATCATCCAGGCGCCGGCCGAATACTGGCAGAAACTGCGCGCGCTCTGCGATCAGTTTGGCGTGCTGTGGGTGGCCGATGAAGTGCAGTGCGGCTATGGCCGCTCCGGCCGCTTCTATGCCTTCGAGCATTATGGTGTCATTCCGGATGTGACCGCGCTGGCCAAGTCGCTGGGCGGCGGCAAGGCGGCCGTCGGCGCGATGATCGCGCGTCGCGAAGTCTACATGAAGGCCTATGGTACGCCGAAGACGGCGATGATCCATGCCATGGCGACCTTCGGCGGCATGGGTGAGGCCTGCGTCACGTCGATCGAGGCGCTGAACGTGCTTTATGACGAGGGGCTGATCGACAACGCCGCCGTCACCGGCGACTACCTGCTGCAGCGCCTGCAGGCGCTCAAGGAGAAGTATCCGAAGATCATCAAGGATGTTCGCGGCAAGGGATTTATGGTCGGGCTGGAGTTCCACGACTTCTCGCAGACCTTGCCGATGGTGCTGCGGCCCATCGTCAGCGTGCTCGACGACAAGCTCAAGGGCTCGCTGTCGGGCTTCGTCGGGGCGCTGTTTCTGCGCGATTACGACGTGCTCGTCGCCTTCACCGAATACAACCGCAACGTCATCCGTCTCGAACCGCCGCTGATCTGCCAGCGCGAGCATGTCGACCGCTTCGTCGATGCCTTCGACAGCCTGTTGTCGCGTGGCATCGTGTCGATCGTGAAGGATTTCGTCAAAAGCCAAGTCCGCTAA
- a CDS encoding FkbM family methyltransferase: MSSVPGLARIALSLGLPKSLLDRGPSLRGTKFLARAALKARLSGAGQPFQMVNVGACDGALFDDVTPWLHRIPRARAVLVEPIPYNQKRLRANYPDTNRFIIEPVAVTKTKGTITVHTFDAAALEAGTLPIEFIGCSSVTDTNLMSGKNAWGEEDTDFNKFAPHLKDIEVPSETLQTLLDRNGISHIDAFLVDCEGADWIVFEQLDLKRYRPGMIKIEVGALPAPEIGQVVVKLKTAGYQVGLQAEDIWAFA, from the coding sequence ATGAGTTCCGTTCCCGGCCTGGCGCGCATTGCCCTGTCGCTAGGTCTCCCCAAGAGCCTGCTCGATCGCGGCCCATCACTGCGCGGCACGAAATTCCTGGCAAGGGCAGCGTTGAAGGCGCGGCTCAGTGGGGCAGGGCAGCCGTTCCAGATGGTCAATGTCGGCGCCTGCGATGGCGCGCTTTTCGATGATGTGACGCCGTGGCTGCATCGCATCCCGCGAGCACGCGCAGTGCTGGTCGAGCCGATCCCGTACAATCAGAAGCGGCTGCGCGCCAACTATCCCGACACGAACCGCTTCATTATCGAGCCGGTGGCCGTGACGAAGACAAAGGGAACGATCACCGTTCACACCTTCGATGCCGCCGCGCTCGAGGCCGGCACGTTGCCGATCGAGTTCATCGGCTGCTCGTCGGTCACCGACACCAACCTGATGTCGGGCAAGAATGCCTGGGGTGAAGAAGACACTGACTTCAACAAGTTCGCTCCGCATCTCAAGGACATCGAGGTGCCGTCGGAAACCCTGCAGACGCTGCTCGACCGCAACGGCATCAGCCATATCGACGCCTTCCTCGTCGATTGCGAGGGCGCCGACTGGATCGTCTTCGAACAGCTCGACCTCAAGCGCTATCGTCCGGGCATGATCAAGATTGAAGTCGGCGCGCTGCCCGCCCCGGAGATCGGCCAGGTCGTGGTCAAGCTCAAGACCGCCGGCTACCAGGTCGGCCTCCAGGCGGAAGACATCTGGGCTTTCGCCTGA
- a CDS encoding GcvT family protein, with the protein MAGFPEKAKVVIIGLGGIVGASIAHHLIERGWDDIVGIDKSGIPTDIGSTAHASDFCYTTSHDFLSCWTTLYSIDFYEKMGHYARVGGLEVARVGDDGRMDEIKRKIASAKAFGTRARLIEPAEIKEKFPLIEEHLVQGGLWDPDAGLVIPRSQTVAGKLVDQAEASGKLKSFANTPARSLIVKDGRITGVVTDRGTIEADYVIVCAGIWGRLIAEMVGEDLPVMPIDHPLTFFGPYNEFAGTGKEIGWPLLRDQGNSAYMRDTGDPKTAEGGQIEWGYYEETNPRLCHPRDLLEKDQARLSPSQRDLDMEQILAPLERAMELTPILGELGYNESHSFNGLLQVTADGGPSMGESQKVRGLWYAVAIWVKDGPGMGKLIADWMTDGRTSIDHHAIDYARFYPHQTKEQFIWDRCTETAMKVYNPAVHPREPFSKGRNIRRSPFWEREKELGGYFMELGGWERAHGYAANEHLLEKYGNRVPVRENEWDNRHFWRVSNAEHLAMSEDCGIVNLSHFAMYDVEGPDHVALLEWLCAAKIGGDNNIGKGIYTHFLDEEGMVRADFTVIRMADRCRLIDGADAGPRDFQYMRRTAQDKGFDVTITDVTEKFVTIGIWGPNGRATLQKVVENPDGLSLENFPFAAIKPVRIGGKDVTAFRISYVGEQGWELHMRYEDGLAVWDALRSTGVMPFGVETYANTRRMEKSLRLQNADLLTEYNLLEADLARPKVKENDFCGKAKHVEYRAREHQPAMLCTLVMTDNIDAKGVARYPVGIMPVMDPKTGETLVDELGRRSFTTSMAYGPTIGKNIGLAYLPWAHAQEGRKFAIEYFGETYPVEVAAVGYKPLYDPENLKPRS; encoded by the coding sequence ATGGCAGGGTTTCCGGAAAAGGCGAAGGTCGTCATCATCGGCCTGGGTGGGATTGTCGGCGCATCGATCGCCCACCACCTGATCGAGCGCGGCTGGGATGACATCGTCGGCATCGACAAATCCGGCATCCCGACCGACATCGGCTCGACGGCGCACGCCTCCGACTTCTGCTACACGACCAGCCATGATTTCCTGTCCTGCTGGACGACGCTCTACTCCATCGATTTCTACGAGAAGATGGGCCATTACGCCCGCGTCGGCGGCCTCGAAGTCGCTCGCGTCGGCGATGACGGTCGCATGGACGAGATCAAGCGCAAGATCGCTTCGGCGAAGGCTTTTGGCACGCGCGCACGGCTGATCGAACCGGCCGAGATCAAGGAAAAGTTTCCGCTGATCGAGGAGCATCTTGTACAAGGCGGCCTGTGGGATCCCGATGCCGGTCTCGTCATTCCGCGCTCACAGACCGTCGCCGGCAAGCTGGTCGACCAGGCGGAAGCTTCGGGCAAGCTGAAATCCTTCGCCAATACGCCGGCCAGGTCGCTCATCGTCAAGGATGGCCGCATTACCGGCGTGGTGACCGATCGCGGCACCATCGAGGCCGACTATGTCATCGTCTGCGCCGGCATCTGGGGCCGGCTGATCGCGGAGATGGTTGGCGAGGACCTGCCGGTCATGCCGATCGACCATCCGCTCACCTTCTTCGGCCCCTACAACGAGTTCGCTGGGACGGGCAAGGAGATCGGCTGGCCGCTGCTGCGCGACCAGGGCAATTCGGCCTATATGCGCGACACCGGCGATCCCAAGACCGCCGAGGGCGGACAGATCGAATGGGGCTATTACGAAGAGACCAATCCGCGCCTTTGCCACCCGCGCGACCTGTTGGAGAAGGACCAGGCCCGGCTTTCGCCATCGCAGCGCGACCTCGACATGGAGCAGATCCTGGCGCCGCTAGAGCGCGCCATGGAACTGACGCCGATCCTGGGCGAACTCGGCTACAATGAGAGCCACTCCTTCAACGGCCTGCTGCAGGTAACGGCGGATGGCGGCCCGTCCATGGGCGAGAGCCAGAAGGTACGGGGCCTATGGTATGCCGTTGCCATCTGGGTCAAGGACGGCCCGGGCATGGGCAAGCTCATTGCCGACTGGATGACGGACGGCCGCACCTCGATCGATCATCACGCCATCGACTATGCGCGCTTCTATCCGCACCAGACCAAGGAGCAGTTCATCTGGGATCGCTGCACCGAGACGGCGATGAAGGTCTACAATCCGGCGGTGCATCCGCGCGAGCCGTTCTCCAAGGGCCGCAACATCCGGCGCTCGCCGTTCTGGGAGCGTGAGAAGGAACTCGGCGGCTATTTCATGGAACTTGGCGGCTGGGAGCGCGCGCATGGCTATGCCGCCAACGAGCATCTCCTGGAGAAGTACGGCAACCGCGTGCCGGTGCGCGAGAACGAGTGGGACAACCGCCATTTCTGGCGGGTTTCCAATGCCGAACACCTCGCCATGAGCGAGGATTGCGGCATCGTCAACCTGTCGCATTTCGCCATGTACGACGTCGAGGGCCCTGATCACGTCGCGTTGCTGGAATGGCTCTGCGCGGCCAAGATCGGCGGTGACAACAATATCGGCAAGGGCATCTACACCCACTTCCTCGACGAGGAAGGCATGGTGCGCGCCGACTTTACCGTCATCCGCATGGCCGACCGCTGCCGTTTGATCGACGGTGCTGACGCCGGACCGCGCGACTTCCAGTACATGCGCCGCACCGCGCAGGACAAAGGGTTCGACGTCACCATCACCGACGTGACGGAGAAATTCGTCACCATCGGCATCTGGGGTCCGAACGGGCGGGCGACCCTGCAGAAGGTGGTCGAGAATCCGGACGGGCTTTCGCTCGAAAACTTCCCCTTCGCGGCGATCAAGCCGGTTCGGATCGGCGGCAAGGATGTCACCGCTTTCCGCATCTCCTATGTCGGCGAGCAGGGCTGGGAACTGCACATGCGCTACGAGGACGGCCTCGCCGTCTGGGACGCGCTGCGCTCGACCGGCGTGATGCCCTTCGGCGTCGAGACCTATGCCAACACGCGCCGCATGGAAAAGAGCCTGCGCCTGCAGAACGCCGACCTTCTGACCGAGTACAATCTGCTCGAAGCCGATCTTGCACGTCCGAAGGTCAAGGAGAATGATTTCTGCGGCAAGGCCAAGCACGTTGAGTATCGCGCCCGCGAGCACCAGCCGGCGATGCTGTGCACGCTGGTGATGACCGACAATATCGATGCGAAGGGCGTGGCCCGTTATCCCGTTGGCATCATGCCGGTGATGGACCCCAAGACCGGCGAAACGCTGGTCGACGAACTCGGCCGCCGGTCGTTCACGACCTCGATGGCCTACGGCCCGACCATCGGCAAGAACATCGGTCTTGCCTACCTGCCGTGGGCCCATGCCCAGGAAGGCCGCAAGTTCGCCATCGAGTATTTCGGCGAGACGTATCCGGTTGAGGTCGCGGCTGTCGGCTACAAGCCGCTCTACGATCCGGAGAACCTCAAGCCGCGCAGCTGA
- a CDS encoding DUF1194 domain-containing protein: MVRTLTALLAVSAVILPPASVSRADEPVDVELVLAVDVSLSMSPEELEIQRHGYAAALTHDHVLQAIADGAHGKIAVTYVEWAGTTWQRVIVPWTVIANRADAERVVEKLSAQPPDSARRTSISGALQFGSDLFAESGFQGDKRVIDISGDGPNNQGAPVDGIRDELVKQGIIINGLPLMTRSGFTDAFDVDHLDRYYSDCVIGGPGAFMIPVNDWTQFPEAIRRKLVLELAGPASPQWAAEEAEHPPVVLVDDKPPADCQLGEKMWRNRNWMQNQP, from the coding sequence ATGGTTCGGACATTGACAGCGCTGCTGGCGGTATCCGCGGTTATCCTGCCGCCGGCCAGTGTTTCGCGCGCGGACGAGCCCGTCGATGTCGAGCTGGTGCTAGCCGTCGATGTGTCGCTGTCGATGTCGCCTGAGGAGCTCGAAATCCAACGCCACGGCTATGCGGCGGCATTGACCCATGATCATGTCCTGCAAGCCATTGCCGACGGCGCGCACGGCAAGATCGCCGTCACCTATGTCGAATGGGCCGGCACGACCTGGCAACGTGTCATCGTACCCTGGACGGTCATCGCCAACCGCGCCGACGCCGAGCGGGTTGTCGAGAAGCTTTCCGCCCAGCCACCCGATAGCGCCCGGCGCACCTCGATTTCCGGCGCGCTGCAATTCGGCAGCGATCTCTTCGCCGAAAGCGGCTTCCAGGGAGACAAGCGGGTCATCGACATTTCGGGCGATGGCCCCAACAACCAGGGGGCGCCGGTCGACGGCATACGCGACGAACTGGTGAAGCAGGGCATCATCATCAACGGCCTGCCGCTGATGACCCGCAGCGGCTTCACCGACGCCTTTGACGTCGATCATCTCGACCGCTACTACAGCGACTGCGTCATCGGTGGCCCTGGCGCCTTCATGATCCCGGTCAATGACTGGACGCAGTTTCCCGAGGCCATCCGCCGCAAGCTGGTGCTGGAACTCGCTGGCCCGGCGTCGCCGCAATGGGCGGCGGAAGAGGCTGAACATCCGCCCGTCGTGCTCGTTGACGACAAGCCGCCCGCCGACTGCCAGCTCGGTGAAAAGATGTGGCGCAACCGCAACTGGATGCAGAACCAGCCGTAG
- a CDS encoding ABC transporter substrate-binding protein translates to MNRIAVFTATLTLAAGLSAPVMAATALTIGISGWTGFAPLTLAKQAGIFEKHGLDVTLKKVPQASRPLAIASGDLQCAATTVETWLVWNASGVTTKQIFQLDKSYGADGIVVRNDIKTVADLKGKNVASSAPGTSPYFMLAWVLNKNGMSTKDVTVVNLEPDAAAQAFLAGQNDAAVTYEPFISAVRDKSDQGHILATTLDYPMVLDTVGCTPEFLKANPDAAKALADSYFDALDLIKKDPQKSYEIMGADVKQSAKEFEDSAKYLKWADKAENKQFFTKEFQDFSKTAGDLLLQMGLIKQAPDVTTLADTSGVAN, encoded by the coding sequence ATGAACAGGATCGCCGTTTTTACAGCAACATTGACGCTTGCCGCCGGATTGTCCGCGCCGGTGATGGCCGCCACGGCGCTCACCATTGGTATCAGCGGGTGGACGGGCTTCGCCCCGCTGACGCTCGCCAAGCAGGCTGGCATCTTCGAGAAGCATGGCCTCGATGTCACCTTGAAGAAGGTGCCGCAGGCGAGCCGGCCGCTGGCCATCGCCAGCGGGGACCTGCAATGCGCGGCCACCACGGTCGAGACATGGCTTGTCTGGAACGCCAGCGGCGTCACCACCAAGCAGATATTCCAGCTCGACAAGTCCTACGGCGCTGACGGCATCGTCGTGCGCAACGACATCAAGACGGTCGCCGACCTCAAGGGCAAGAATGTCGCGTCGTCGGCGCCGGGCACCTCGCCCTATTTCATGCTGGCCTGGGTGCTGAACAAGAACGGCATGTCGACCAAGGATGTGACGGTGGTCAACTTGGAGCCGGACGCAGCGGCTCAGGCCTTCCTCGCCGGCCAGAACGACGCGGCGGTGACCTATGAGCCGTTCATCTCGGCGGTGCGCGACAAGTCCGACCAGGGGCATATCCTGGCGACCACGCTCGACTACCCGATGGTGCTCGACACGGTCGGCTGCACGCCCGAATTCCTCAAGGCCAATCCGGACGCCGCCAAGGCGCTGGCCGACAGCTATTTCGATGCGCTCGACCTGATCAAGAAGGATCCGCAGAAATCCTACGAGATCATGGGCGCCGACGTGAAGCAGTCGGCCAAGGAGTTCGAGGATTCGGCGAAATACCTGAAATGGGCCGACAAGGCCGAGAACAAGCAATTCTTCACCAAGGAATTCCAGGATTTCTCCAAGACCGCAGGCGACCTTCTGCTGCAGATGGGACTGATCAAGCAGGCGCCGGATGTCACGACGCTGGCCGACACCAGCGGCGTAGCCAACTGA
- a CDS encoding ABC transporter permease, which translates to MPRPLHPVPPGIRTMLGISFFVLFVAFWAWITLGGHVNRIFLADPLSMLKDGWRLLVEDRFWLDILITMWRVFGGFLLASIVAVPIGIMMGAWKPVEAFLEPFVSFARYLPASAFIPLLILWAGIGELEKLLVIFVGSVFQVILIIAVKVGSTRRDLVEAAYTLGSTDNGIVRRVIMPANAPEIAETLRLVLGWAWTYVIVAELIGSSSGIGYMIINSQSRLATGQIIFGIIVIGLIGLLSDFAFKAFNRWLFPWSLA; encoded by the coding sequence ATGCCGCGCCCCCTGCATCCGGTCCCGCCGGGCATCCGAACGATGCTCGGCATTTCCTTCTTTGTGCTGTTCGTGGCGTTCTGGGCGTGGATCACGCTCGGCGGTCACGTCAACCGCATCTTCCTGGCCGATCCGCTGTCGATGCTCAAGGACGGCTGGCGCCTGCTGGTCGAGGACCGCTTCTGGCTGGATATCCTCATCACCATGTGGCGGGTCTTCGGCGGCTTCCTGCTGGCGTCGATCGTGGCGGTGCCGATTGGCATCATGATGGGCGCGTGGAAGCCGGTTGAGGCGTTCCTTGAACCGTTCGTCTCCTTTGCGCGCTATCTCCCGGCCTCCGCCTTCATACCGCTGCTCATCCTGTGGGCCGGCATAGGCGAGCTCGAGAAACTGCTGGTGATCTTCGTCGGCTCGGTGTTCCAGGTCATCCTGATCATCGCGGTCAAGGTCGGCAGCACGCGGCGCGACCTGGTCGAGGCGGCCTATACGCTCGGCTCCACGGACAATGGCATCGTGCGGCGAGTGATCATGCCGGCCAACGCGCCTGAAATCGCCGAGACACTGCGGCTGGTGCTCGGCTGGGCCTGGACCTATGTCATCGTCGCCGAGTTGATCGGCTCGTCCTCGGGCATCGGTTATATGATCATCAACAGCCAGTCGCGGCTGGCGACGGGGCAGATCATCTTCGGCATCATCGTCATCGGCCTGATCGGACTGTTGTCCGACTTTGCCTTCAAGGCATTCAACCGCTGGCTCTTTCCATGGAGCCTGGCATGA
- a CDS encoding ABC transporter ATP-binding protein, giving the protein MSKLRIEGVSRTFAGVRGGQPVKALMPVDLIVTANDFITILGPSGCGKSTLLRIVAGLEEPSEGRVLLDGKAVSRPGPDRGMVFQSYTLFPWLTVAENIAFGLRERGMPERERTGIVASYIDLVGLKGFENHWPKQLSGGMQQRTAIARALANDPEILLLDEPFGALDNQTRGLMQELLLGIWERRKKTVLFVTHDIEEAIFMASRVIVMTARPGKIKSDVAVDLPHPRHYTLKTSPEFSALKARLTEDLRVEAIRTAQTQLG; this is encoded by the coding sequence ATGAGCAAGCTTCGCATCGAGGGCGTTTCGCGAACCTTTGCCGGCGTGCGCGGCGGTCAACCGGTCAAGGCATTGATGCCCGTCGACCTGATTGTCACGGCCAACGACTTCATCACCATACTCGGGCCGTCGGGCTGCGGAAAGTCCACACTGCTGCGCATCGTTGCCGGCCTGGAGGAGCCGAGCGAGGGCCGGGTTCTGCTCGACGGCAAGGCGGTGAGCCGGCCAGGCCCGGATCGCGGCATGGTCTTCCAGTCCTACACGCTGTTCCCGTGGCTGACGGTGGCCGAGAATATCGCCTTCGGCCTGCGCGAGCGGGGTATGCCTGAGCGTGAGCGGACCGGGATTGTGGCATCCTATATCGACCTCGTCGGCCTCAAGGGGTTCGAGAACCATTGGCCAAAGCAGCTTTCCGGCGGCATGCAGCAACGCACGGCGATCGCGCGGGCGCTTGCCAACGATCCGGAGATTCTTTTGCTGGACGAGCCGTTCGGCGCGCTGGACAATCAGACCCGCGGGTTGATGCAGGAACTGCTGCTCGGCATCTGGGAGCGCCGAAAGAAGACGGTGCTGTTCGTGACCCACGACATCGAGGAAGCGATATTCATGGCCTCGCGCGTGATCGTGATGACGGCGCGGCCCGGCAAGATCAAGTCGGATGTCGCCGTCGACCTGCCGCATCCCCGCCATTACACGCTGAAGACCAGCCCGGAATTCTCGGCGCTGAAGGCGCGGCTGACGGAGGATCTGCGCGTCGAGGCGATCCGGACGGCACAGACCCAGTTGGGCTAG
- a CDS encoding TetR/AcrR family transcriptional regulator gives MAQERKAHVVRSSQERRAEIVEAAFLCLQEYGYAKLTARKIAEHSNISLGHITYHFKDMKEVLVETYRYASLTLFEATQRDLGRSSKSPIEQLRVFLGTGFSKAFLKRDYLRVRIDLWSAALAYDEIATVERELYESYRSQLSELLRNVAVDRQIGPDAVTPLADTIMATLDGLWLDWERRHDEAAIQNGLDGCIALVNATPPAR, from the coding sequence TTGGCCCAGGAACGAAAGGCGCACGTCGTCAGATCATCGCAGGAGAGGCGCGCCGAAATAGTCGAGGCCGCGTTCCTGTGCCTGCAGGAATATGGATACGCAAAATTGACGGCGAGAAAGATCGCCGAGCATTCCAACATATCGCTGGGGCACATCACCTACCACTTCAAGGACATGAAGGAGGTGCTGGTGGAAACCTACCGATACGCGTCCTTGACCCTGTTCGAAGCGACGCAGCGCGATCTCGGCAGGTCGTCCAAAAGCCCGATCGAGCAGTTGCGGGTTTTTCTTGGCACGGGCTTCAGCAAGGCCTTCCTCAAACGCGACTATCTCCGCGTCAGAATTGACCTTTGGTCCGCCGCGCTCGCCTACGACGAGATCGCCACCGTGGAGCGGGAACTCTACGAGAGCTACCGATCGCAACTGAGCGAACTTCTGCGCAATGTCGCGGTCGACCGCCAGATTGGGCCGGACGCGGTCACACCTCTCGCTGATACCATCATGGCGACGCTGGACGGACTGTGGCTGGACTGGGAGCGTCGCCACGACGAAGCAGCCATACAAAATGGCCTCGATGGCTGCATTGCTCTGGTGAACGCGACGCCGCCCGCACGTTAG